A genomic region of Cannabis sativa cultivar Pink pepper isolate KNU-18-1 chromosome 1, ASM2916894v1, whole genome shotgun sequence contains the following coding sequences:
- the LOC115703716 gene encoding uncharacterized protein LOC115703716 has protein sequence MDIRNWCSSSTKRRSINLGSCHKESAKSSSTTIQALNNPYKQIWKVLWMKFKKEKKKLFKSLESTCSAPQRRRLVPYDPHSYSQNFDLSFAWDDDINFHDERDDDSLISRSFSFRFADPSKHFLIEKH, from the coding sequence ATGGATATAAGAAACTGGTGCAGTTCAAGCACCAAAAGAAGATCAATCAATTTAGGAAGTTGCCACAAAGAGAGTGCTAAGTCTTCCTCAACTACAATACAAGCACTTAATAATCCATACAAGCAGATATGGAAAGTTCTTTGGATGAAGTTCAAGAAGGAAAAGAAGAAGCTTTTTAAGTCTTTGGAATCCACCTGTTCCGCCCCGCAACGGCGTCGTCTTGTTCCCTATGATCCCCACAGTTACTCTCAGAATTTTGATCTAAGCTTTGCATGGGATGATGATATAAACTTTCATGATGAACGAGATGATGATAGCTTGATCTCTCGCTCCTTCTCTTTCCGGTTTGCAGATCCTTCTAAACATTTTCTTATAGAAAAGCATTAG